The following is a genomic window from Onthophagus taurus isolate NC chromosome 1, IU_Otau_3.0, whole genome shotgun sequence.
ATGATAACTGATAAAACAAGCAATGTGTTCTGTACTGAATACGTTCACATCTCTGATCGTGGCACGTATTTCCTAAATATTGAAGCTATCCACAACTTATGATAGATATATTACTGAATCGAGACTTTAAAATCACAGATGCTCCTGTATTTGTGACGtcatttgacatttaacacttttctatATTGCTCATAAACTTTATAAGAAATAGTAATCGAGATGAATCAGACTTATGATAAATTCTTACGAACCATGACTATATTAGCAAATGTCAACTTAAAGAcatttcttgataaaaataatCCTAGCGAAATGATAGCCTTCTAAAGCTCGGGGGGGATTAAGAAATGCCTTTTGATCTTAATCCTAATAAAGTACAAATCTGAACCTGCACCTCCTCGTGGTAGAAGGCGGGCAATGCAAATCCAAGTAGGAACCGAGCAATCAGCGGCTTAAGTGATCCAACTACAACTGCTGAACAACTTCGGGTGAATGAACCGATAGACGAAAGACACTCTTTAGTACTGAGATTGAGAAATTGGTCTCGAAGTTGTAGGAATTGTCAAACAATCAACGGCGAAAAGATGCAGCAATCAAAAGGACTACTGCATTAGGAATCTACGGAAATCCtttgtataaaaaatcatcatgGCGATGCTCAGAACTAAGTTCTCCGGAGTAATAAGTTCTAACTATGTAAATAGACAAGCTAAAGGACACATGGAACGTAAGATCCATGTATGAACCAGGAAAAAAGGCAGGCAGAGGGAGATGTGACAAGTACGTGGGTGGATTTAGGTTAGAGATGAGAAATGAAAGAATTTTAttggtgattttaatatctttCTACATTTCTTAAATATGTTGTCTCTCCTCCGCCCACTACATTTTCCCATTTCATCAGTAGAGCTTAGTAAGATATCGCTGGGATGTGTACGGATCTCAACTTTAATTTACAAATGATTTGTAACTATTAGGCTAACTCTTAAGCTGGCGAGATATAAAGTGGCAATAATGCGTGCACCAGGAAGCTCTGGTAGATTCAGAGATCAAGAAATGAGCGTTCTTATTAACGGAAAGCTACGATTTGGTAATGATGACCTATATTCTATAAGCATATGTGATTTTGAGATCTTCATATCCTTAGGGCCACAGATTAAAGTTCGaatgaatttaaagttttatcatTTACATGGGAAGCATATGGGATTTTGAGATTCCTTTACCCTCATTGTCATAGGTTATAAGTAAATGtagaaaaaactttaaaatatcatcGATATGTGCTGTACTACGTATAGTATGTAAATTGCATTATTTCTTTCAGACATTGATGTAATATCGAACGTAGTGCATGGcttactaataaaaaaataacagctAACTTAgcctttttataattttgatcaatttcCTGATATTTCTAAAACGTTAATAGATAGTTAATAGATAAAggaattttcgaaaattctGTTCCTAAGTGTTTCTCAACCTGCGTTCGCGGTATCCCAAAAACAGTTAACGTCATTCCAAATTCTTCTCAAGTTTCTAGTTTTGCTGTTTTTGCTCATGAGACAGGAAACAAGGGAAGTCCTGTCTCCTCCGTTCGTAGATTTCCTCTCTTGCTATTCTTGTATCTGTTCTCCTAAATCTATTCCCAAATTTTTCTTCTGTTTTACCTTATCCTTATATAGTTTTTGTACTGTATGTTTTAGTTGCTATCCATGTTATCGATTACCTATCTTGAACTTATTCCATCTATCATTGAGATACTAGTGGACTTCTATGTCTACTTCTTGCTCTTCTAGGTTTCTTAAATTTATGGAGTTCTTCTTCGCACACCACGCTTCTTTCTTGTTTCTCAAGTTCTGTTGGTTTTAGCTTTTCATAGATTATTGTTGTTTCTTCTTTGGAGTTGGTGTCAGCTATCAATAATCGGCGATATGTGCTAAGTTCTGCAACTCTGATTCCTTCACGACTTAAATTGGGCGTCTTTTGGTTCAAGAATATGTTATGTAATTTTCTGTTCACTTTCGTTTGTTTCATATATTATCTTAcgaataaaaatgtatcatgtaaacaaaaaaatattcgtAGTACTCCCCTAATGCTCTCTGTTTTTCTATACGAGTTTGAATTCTAACGCAGAAGACCGTTTCTCATAAAACTCACAAAATTTGCTGTCAaatcatattattttaatccgAAAATAGAACCTTTTAGCTTTAAGTTAAGATATACATCATTtcctaatttttcaaaataaagtcAAAGTggcttttctaaattttcacTTTCTCTGACTTAACTCGTATGAACAGATTTTCTTATAAATTCTtctattagaaaaaatttatgtttagtCATATTATTTCTATATCACATCCTACAGTAGAATCTCCTAGgtataatttaagatataaattatttcttaactcCTCAAAATAAGGATCGAGTTACTATTCGGAAAACAAAACTAGTCTTACTCAATCGATCACGAGAATTTGGTGTAACAAAATTACCATTGCTCGTTAAAACTGTATTATCACTCTCTAAATAACAACATCAAGTTCATTCAACTTCTTTAAAACATCAGCAGCTCGATATATTATTCTGTTGGTTCTTCAAACAACATTCATTTCTTTACTAAATAGAATTCAGAGAGATGGTTGCATACGTTTGCTTTGATATTATATCCCAAATTATGAGCAGGCTGATATTCACGGAATCCCTAGCAGAAATCTTAATGGTGTAAGTAATTGAGTGGTAATTGAGTAATTAATAGAGTTATAAGGTAGAGGGTTACTTACACAATCACTTAGGTTGAGATTATTTAGGGAGGATTCACAATTCTGGTTAGTACCATTTCGGCGAAATCTTAGGGGATGATAATATCATTTATTACGTTTCATttgaattactttaatataaaattattcttgTAAATTGATTCGAATTAACGCAGATTTATTGTATTAACCGCATTTACCTAACAAATCtgaaaatccaaaaataacatcacgttttaaCCTCATTGTTGGATATTCTTTCAACCCCCATAATAAACTTGACCCTAAGAACCACTGTTTTAAATCAGTATCTTCAACAACGTAATTGGATTCTTCGCAATTTTGGTAACATAAACATTCCTTTTTCATCGAAATAAACCgctctttaaaaattaaataaatactaattttttattaatttttactaacAAATTTTTACCTTTATGTTTTGCAAGACAATGCAAGCCTTGAACGTCGCAAACTTTATCCCCATTGATTTTCCGATAAAAATGTGGAATACATCCgcataatttttgagataacattGCTCTACATTCCATTCTACAAAGCGCCATGGAGTAAACGGGGGATCTTAGTAGATTGGATTCATCATAAAAGCGACATTTTCGTTGGGTCACTGATAATCCCCTAATTCTTTCGGAACTATACAAAGATAATCCGGTaagaaatatttgtaaaaagaaTCCGTTCGTTACGGTTATATTTTTGCTTGATATATCAGCGGTTTCGTAAGGACCATggataaaaatctaaaaatataattaaaataattatttcaaataaatttttatgtgaTATTTTTACTGAATATCCCGTCGACATATTAACGATGTTAGTGAAAACCTCCCCATCCAAAGGATTAACATAAAACGGTGAATGTTGTTCAACTAAGCCGTCCTTATTTTCCTTCCAATACATTTCCGAGTTATAATAAGCTAATTGtgaattaaaactataacAAATTCCTAACTCCAAAACTGTTTGTTGTAAAGCCATATGTTCGGCGTGTACAACTGAACCAGTTATTGAaggtttaaattcaaatttcaatttaaataataaatccatGTAATCTTTACTCTCAATTCCATCGTATGGAAcaacgctatcaaaatttgtgtAAGTTGCTGATGCTAAAGAAAGAATAAAtgcttttaatttaactttatctGTAGCatttgatttgtgtaaatattctTCAAGTGCTCCTTCGCTAATTTTAGTTGTGGGACAAATAGTTACGCATGGAAATGAAGTGTTCCATGCAAATCGATTTCGCTCCATCGAAATCACTGTTGGATTTTCTTGATACCTCAATAACGTTTTTCTACTTAATAATATCGCGCCATAAATCGACAAAATAATTGATGTGGTCCATATAATGTATTCCAAAATATTTCTCCTAGGTTCTGCAAGATGATTAAGACCATGAATGTTACTTTCGCTAAGAAAATAACGGATATATTTTAGAATAGATGGAATTTTTCTTATCCTCTTGGTTTGTTTCCacgaaaacatttttaaacaaactaaATTTCAAGTTGGAATTTTACCAATAAAGATAATGACGATGTTACCGATACGATTGTTGTTTTGAATGAATATCGATTTCTtgtggaaattttatttaataattcacGAATGGATtgacaaagaaaataatgtcGAGGCACGTTATGCTATTcgtgattaatttattaaggtgtttttctaaataattcaaagaaaaagtttttattttaacattcttgctaAGCGCACAAATGGACACTCAAATATGAGGGCGTAAAAAACGGCGAAGAATGTTACAAGAACTAAATCACCAATAACTTTGTAGtactaaaaagaaatatttagagatatttaattttaaggtagagtaataaattttgtaccAAACTGAAATCTGAGAAATAAATCGGTAATTTTAATGCGCCATTATCCAAAAATTGTATGGATAAATGTAAAAGGAAAACTGAATATGTTAATTTACCCAAAACTTGAAATATTGGATGTgctagaaaataatttattggacctaaaaaatattttattaaattatttgttattaaaatatagttgtattgaaaatattttaatgttagAGATTTTCAATTGTGCAAATTGTAGTCAATATCCAGCAAGTAAAAAATCACCAACCGATTATCTAATCGAATTGAAAACATGGATCGTTAGTTTAAGTTTTGTGTCGCATCTAAAATCAATGAAAAAATCCATCAAGGATATTGACTCCAAGATTATTCTAATCATAACAGctacattttttcttattctttcCTTCTTTTCCATATCACGCTAGAAACCAAAGATTATGAAGAGTTTGAACGGCGTATTAGAAGCCATCAACAAAATAATGGCCATGAAATATCAAAGGTCTCTGATTgaagaatatttatttatagcattTGTAACGTTCAATGAAATCAGCATGTCCAAACGCTAATTGATGattgaatgaaaaaaatataaagacgAATGTTTGGATCACAACAAAGACAAGAAAATAGTTTCATACCATCTGCGATAAAGTCATCTCGTCCAAATGATCTAGACTCAGGGTGTAATAACTTACACCTGGAGGAAATCTGAATGGTTAAGGATCAAAAGGAACAATGTTTAAGTatccatttaaaattatataatgaTGCACAACCTAATTATTTCTACGAAACACTAGAATTTTGCGACAgagaaaatttgaagaaagaaGAATGGTTATATGTCGAAGTACATCCAACGGCTAACAAGAAGAAGATATGGAAGGAAGGAAAAACAGAGCAGTCAGCAGTCGCAGACCATTCTCACACGGAACTACCAGGTGTAGCCACTATCACCAGATGATGACCAGAGAGGCGTAGAAATCTATCATCATAAAAACAACATCAATAGAGAGGATGGCATGGAGATGATAATTGAATTTCTTCCTGAAGAATGTTAATCCAATCGGACATAACGTGGAGGATGATGAATCGCTTCGGGAAATAAACCGACAACACTATAagtcaaaaaagaaatttactaATTTCGACGACGCTTCGATGAATCGGTCAAACTAAAAGGTGACGAGCTATAGGTCGGATTACAGAACAAAGTGGAAATCAATCTTTTAATTATAGACGACCTGCTAGCTGTCCACTTCGAATGCAAATTACCAACAGAGTCTTCTACACCTACGCTTTGGTCTCTGGGTATATTGATATCCAGAGTGATTTCGCTTAGACCCTTTTTCATTTACTCTTTTCGTGAATTCTTGGTTTCATTCTTTACTGTCCACTTTAACACTGACcatctactttttttttgctattaCAGAATACATGCTAGCAAATGCCAATTTAAATGCCATTTAATGTTCTTGATggagatttttttgtttctaggCTAATCGTGCTGTTGCATGAATTCAGCTGTGATGTCAGGTCATGTTGATTGTTGATTGAGGTGTCCTTGTAGATTCTCTTGCATTACGATATACGTCGTTTTTTCTGTGGACATATCCAATTTCCTGCTGTAGAGCGTATTTCCACAATAAATATTGCCTGATTTGTTGTTCCTTCAAAGCTTTTGTGACTATCATAATATTACTTATCACCAAACATATTGCCTGCATATGCCATACCTGATTACTTCTTTTCTAGCTATTTTTATAAGCAAATCCTTCGTCAACAAGTCTCATAAAACTAATCCGCAGATCACAGTTAAGTGTTCGCTAATTTTACCTGACAGTAGCATTGAGGATTTTGTACagttttttatcttttgaaaAGTGTGTGTCATAATAGATGAAAATCAGCTGATATAGGTATTAATGAATAATGCTGCCACATAGATGTAGCCTGCATTCtgatttgggtgttattaacACTATGTAGACTTGTAATCCTGGAAGACACTGGTCTTCGTTTTTCTCCTTCTATAACACCGGATGATAGAGATTATTCCATCCTTTATAACACGTATTAATTGTTTCGCCGTTGTTCGTTTTGTCATAAAGATATCATTTCCTACCCTATCTATTTTGAACTCAAAGGGGCTCGCATATGATGAAGTAGTACGTTGACATCTTACCAAAGATTCCATATCTGCCGAGGTGtcaaataaaagaaatcgCTCAATCTGTTCCAAAATAAGATCATTGTGCACTAACTTCTCGAGATAACTATGGAGATATCGAAGTTTCTAGCaatatattgatatttttaattgttcttcatctaaagcaaaagtgttactcagagtttttaaagtttcagaGTTAATTTTAGTGTAGAAAAAGTGTGAAAATGTAAAGAAAAGTTACAACATTGTATATCGTTAACCACTCTTTGCGAaatgatgaagaagaagatgataaCGAAATGTAGGACTTCTTGGTATTTGCAAGAGGTGTGATGAGAGATAGGGcacatatcataattcttcaTACAAGggagaatttttattttaattaataatagtaaaCACTTAGACTTAGAGCAAGATAATAGGTAGGAAAAACCAATCGTGTTAACTATGTATTATGTACTATTAAAGTTCGAAAGAACTCTACGACGGAAGAGAAGGGTCCCTTAATGAACTCTATAGAAAGTTTATCATGATACATACCAGACTGACAGTTGACTATTAATTAGGTTCTGTCGCCGCTAAGCTACATACATAAAAGACATCGATAGAAGtgacttttattaataaccttGGAAGGGACAGAGACGATTCTTTTAAATCATGTGggacattttaaagaaactttctAACCAACTTTAAAACGTTATAACAACTAAATGAAGCAACTTGGTATATTTTGGTTCCATGTATACGTGATAtctaaataatcaaaatattttcaatataactaaagaaaaattaattgctaattaataaaattattaagtcaCCTCCATATCCATGTTTACAAGCCCAAACAATCCACATCACACCAAAAGTCCATCCAGATCTagacaaagaaataaaactactAGCTTCTAATCTATTATATTCATGATCttctaattgaaaaaaatgatttccaATTGTTGTCgttatgattaaaataaaacaccaCATCCATCCAACGGTTACGGTAACTGcgttcattttaatttttttatctctcGTAAAATGGAAAATCGCTCCTAAACCGATTCCTAAGATATAAGTCGATGCTCTAATATGAGGTACAACGTAgtgttttgtaaaataatccTCAACTAATAAAGTGTTGCTAACTAATTTTCCAGCGCCATATTTATTAATCCAAgcgtaataaaaattaatggcAACGCTTAAAATGTAAGCGATTCCCCAAATAATCCATCCAAAATAATTCCATTTCCATAACGGATAAATGAGAAAAGGGGCGAAAaggtaatataaaaaatcgtttgttAAATACCAAGCTTGAACTAAACACTAAAATTAaccaatttaaaacaataattttaaagattttttaatctcGTACTAAATGACTTggatttatataattttgaatatgcAATAAGGTACTCcaccaaaaatatttgcatgGTAATTGAAGAGTTTTAATTGAATGTTTCCATAAAGGGCCAGATCCTAAGAATTGTATTAAAGTTATATGGGTTATTACAATAAAAGCTAAAGGTGGTGTTAATCTCATGAATCGGTAGAGATTGAGGAaaaaccaatttaattttccgtTATTTTTGCTTAGATGATTCATTGAATGATATGTCAATAACATTCCACTTATCATAAAGAAAGTGTCAACAGAAACTGTTCCACCGATGATTATCGTACTTCTATATCGTAAAAGccactaaaataaattaataaattaattaaaaaaaaaaattactaattgTTTTTTACATCAATAAGATCTAAAGCATTCACTGATGGCACAAACATAGTCATCATAAATCTATGTCCAACGACAACATAAGATATACTTAAATATCTAATCCCATCGATGCAATTAAATCCTGTtgggttattattattgtaattaaaaatgtataatgaGTTGctataaagagaaaaaattcgaaataaagttttcttttcgGGATTTTTACGCCGATGAACAACATCGATGATTGTAGATatcaaacaaattaatattatcgACAATAAAACTCcactaaaaatgtattgattCCGTCCAAATTTCGGTTCATTTTTTATACTCGAACAATCATCTTCGTTAAGAGTAATTTCTAAATCTAAACCTTCACCgaacgttttaattaatttcgtgaaatgttttaaaatgtcttcAATTGGGCATGAATCTGGTATGCATACTGACCAATAAATACTTGCTCCATCAACTAAAGCTTTGATTTTATCGTATCTCTAAACCAAAATTAATTAGATAAAGACATAGATTTGGAGTTATTTCAAACCATTTCGGATAATCCCCGAAACATAACGACTTTTTTAACGATGTTTTCGGTGGGTTGAATTTTAATTGTGCAATGTTGCCCAGCTAATTGACCATATTGAGtgtttgcttttatttttaaacattctcGAAATGCCCCAAAATCCATAAGATTTCCGGATAAAACACCAGGTTGGAATTTTGATGAGGAGTCAAacacttaaattaatttagttgttttaaaatatttttaattatttaataactcACTTTTAAGCGCCCATGGTTTAAAAGCTCTTAAAGCGTATTTAAAAACTCGACTATGATTAGCACACAATTCGTTATTTGGTTTACTCAAAGTGTAACTAGCAACAACTTGGTTCATTATCAAGCTTtgttttttacttaaaataagagGAATCATCGATAATTCGTCAAGATCTTCCGTATCGtatgaaatattttcagtttcaTTCTTTGAAATTGTTTGACTTACAACTTTCGATGTGAAAATGGTTAAAAATACCACATAAAGTggtaacaacattttaaatgagttattataataaatttttactggctttttatatttcttcaTTGACGTGAGTAATATGTTACCGATAacaagttaataattttactgTATCATTAAATTGTCaggaaatgaaattaaaaaaaattatgcggaactattttattatttcaactaCATTTGTGTTTATAACGAGACAATTAGTGTTTTAATATTCTAGATATGTTGAGGAAAGGACATTCGAAAATTATCGTATATCCAAAACTGAAAGCTACGATTAAGCACATATCCCCAAGATATTTGTAAGcctaaaaaaagaattttataaaaataatctaattTTTTGACGAATTTTTGTAGGTACAATGCTAAAATCCGAGAAATAAATGGGTAACTTTAAAGCtccgttatttaaaaattgtaataacatATGCCATATGAATATTGAGTACGATAATTTACCCAAAACTTGAAATATTGGATgtgataaaagaaaattcacaggtccttaaaaaataatatataaatattattagtaattttaaacaaaccaaaaaaacCTCCATATCCGTGTTTACAAGCCCAAACCATCCAcatcacccccaaagtccaaGCTGATCTCGacattgaaatataaaaactgtCTTCGAATCTATTATAAGGATGATCTTCTCTTTGAAAAATATGATTCTCCAAAATTGTGCTAACCATTAATATTGTACTCCACATCCAACCGAATGTAACGGTAACCGcgttcattttgatttttttatttctagttttataaaGTATGGCGCCAAGAGCAACGCCTAAGATATAAGTTCCCGCTCTGGTATGAGGGGAAATGTAATGATTGGTAAAGTAATCATCATGTGCTAAATTAGTACTAAAATTAATCGTTTTAGATGTATATTGagtgttaaattttaattcttacgTAACTAACATCCCAGCTCCATATTTATTAACCCAAGCaacgtaaaaattaagaaatatgcTTAATAGataaactataaataaaatgaaccATCCCATGTATTTCCATTTCCATAGTggatatattaatattggggagaacatataataaataaaatcgttgGTTAAGTACCATGTTTGGATAATACACTATAAAGTAACTTTATTTCaggtttaaatttatattttttatatacatatgtaTATTAGAGGTGGAATGTAAAATATTGATAGGTCGtgtaaagttattttataaaattaagtaTAATCGCTTTATTTTTCagcaatttattattattaattttttaattcttgggCTTGgattgaaagaaaatttacaaaGAATACTTAGGTTTTCTGGATTTTCAAAAgaactaatattaatataagatacctaattttttttaaatatccaaGTTTTTCTTACAAAATTCAGGATTCATAGAAATCTCATAGAATTTTCAGATACtctctaaatttttttttccagaGTACTTTCAAATCTTCTCCaacacttttaaaaatatctggTAATGCCTAAACGTTTTCTAGAATGTAGCTGAATTTAGAATTATTCAAGAAGATATCTAAAGATGACTTGGAATTTCAAGAGGATTTCCAAAAGCTTCACAGAGTTTGCgaatatatcaaattttttcagaggatttttaaagatctACGAAAATAACAGTTTCAAAACGATTTCTAAGATTTTCAAGATTTAAAGAATAGTCAATTTTTctaagaattcaaaaatgttgagaaaTTTGTAGTGGTTTTCTAGAATCCCCAATAGTTTGCAGATACTTTTGGATATTCTagaaaatctttaaagatttCTGCACAAACTTAAGTTTTAGAgtgtcaaaaatatttggaaCCTTTCCGATGATTTACTGAGGTTCCTCAGAAAACTTCCAAAGATTTTTAGGATTTCCAAAGACATCCCTTAATTTCTAAGCCAATCTTAGGTtgtacaatattttcaaaaataacaatgtcTTTTTTAAGGATGTACTGAAATTGAGATCAAAATTGAAGATCTACAAGAATATTAGAAACTTACCAGAGaatttctaaaacttttcagAACTCCCTTAAAGCTTTGAGATTCCGGGGATttaacaagagattttataaagGGGTAAAGTTTTCTAAATGTTTGTAATTTTGAACAGAAATTCTGAGAAAGAAATTCTGAGACGTTGTCGTATTATTTCTAGCGgtttttgcaaaaatggcAATGAATTTCAAAGGATTCTTAAAGTGTTTCACAGCGATTTCTTAGAACTTTCAAAGATATCTAGTAAACGCCGaataaaaattcctgaagATATACTGAATTTCTAAAGCatttcaaaaacaattaaattgtgtctaaatttacaaaaaatatttcagaaattttaCAGAAATGTTTCAAAGCATTCTCGTGGTACTTTAGAAAAGGGTGCGATTAAGGACATCTTCTGTTATGGGTGGTGGTGTGATGAATCTTGTAGGTACCTCTTCATGTGCAAGTTTCTtaggattttcaaaatttaagaaattaggAATTTTTGTAGAAATGTCCGGAAATTTCTAACGATGTTCTGTGATTTGCAGATGTGTCAAATGTATTTTCTAAGATTTCTCAGGATGTTCAAAAAATTTCGTAGTTTCTGTTTCTTAGAATGTTTCTAAGTGTTTCAGGCAATGtctaaaaatctttaaagatGATCTGGAATTTccaaagaattttcaaaacttttcaGAACATTTTGCAGAAATGCTACACGTTTGCCACTAAAATTTCAGATAGTtactcaattttataaaataactaatAGGCGTTATA
Proteins encoded in this region:
- the LOC111421134 gene encoding sodium channel protein Nach; translated protein: MFSWKQTKRIRKIPSILKYIRYFLSESNIHGLNHLAEPRRNILEYIIWTTSIILSIYGAILLSRKTLLRYQENPTVISMERNRFAWNTSFPCVTICPTTKISEGALEEYLHKSNATDKVKLKAFILSLASATYTNFDSVVPYDGIESKDYMDLLFKLKFEFKPSITGSVVHAEHMALQQTVLELGICYSFNSQLAYYNSEMYWKENKDGLVEQHSPFYVNPLDGEVFTNIVNMSTGYSIFIHGPYETADISSKNITVTNGFFLQIFLTGLSLYSSERIRGLSVTQRKCRFYDESNLLRSPVYSMALCRMECRAMLSQKLCGCIPHFYRKINGDKVCDVQGLHCLAKHKERFISMKKECLCYQNCEESNYVVEDTDLKQWFLGSSLLWGLKEYPTMRLKRDVIFGFSDLLVYIGGMIGLFLGCSVLSLIEIVYFFTLRLFWYWKKRND
- the LOC139428885 gene encoding nose resistant to fluoxetine protein 6-like, with the protein product MIPLILSKKQSLIMNQVVASYTLSKPNNELCANHSRVFKYALRAFKPWALKMFDSSSKFQPGVLSGNLMDFGAFRECLKIKANTQYGQLAGQHCTIKIQPTENIVKKVVMFRGLSEMRYDKIKALVDGASIYWSVCIPDSCPIEDILKHFTKLIKTFGEGLDLEITLNEDDCSSIKNEPKFGRNQYIFSGVLLSIILICLISTIIDVVHRRKNPEKKTLFRIFSLYSNSLYIFNYNNNNPTGFNCIDGIRYLSISYVVVGHRFMMTMFVPSVNALDLIDWLLRYRSTIIIGGTVSVDTFFMISGMLLTYHSMNHLSKNNGKLNWFFLNLYRFMRLTPPLAFIVITHITLIQFLGSGPLWKHSIKTLQLPCKYFWWSTLLHIQNYINPSHLCLVQAWYLTNDFLYYLFAPFLIYPLWKWNYFGWIIWGIAYILSVAINFYYAWINKYGAGKLVSNTLLVEDYFTKHYVVPHIRASTYILGIGLGAIFHFTRDKKIKMNAVTVTVGWMWCFILIITTTIGNHFFQLEDHEYNRLEASSFISLSRSGWTFGVMWIVWACKHGYGGPINYFLAHPIFQVLGKLTYSVFLLHLSIQFLDNGALKLPIYFSDFSLYYKVIGDLVLVTFFAVFYALIFECPFVRLARMLK